The Candidatus Saccharibacteria bacterium genome includes a region encoding these proteins:
- the rplO gene encoding 50S ribosomal protein L15, giving the protein MKYNQLNTKSHTKKTRAGRGIAAGRGKTAGRGTKGQNARTGGGVRPGFEGGQNPLLQRIPKLRGFISARKAAEVVYTNQLGSLKSNVDNFTLFDAGLVSSPHTKVKLLLKGEVSKKFDIKLQSASKQAIEVVQKAGGSFTKVDQVKRQAKPKTTK; this is encoded by the coding sequence AATCAATTGAATACTAAATCTCACACTAAAAAAACTCGTGCCGGACGCGGTATAGCGGCCGGACGTGGCAAAACAGCAGGACGTGGCACCAAAGGACAGAACGCCAGAACTGGTGGCGGTGTACGACCTGGATTTGAAGGTGGGCAAAATCCGCTATTGCAGCGTATTCCAAAGCTGCGTGGTTTTATATCAGCTCGTAAGGCAGCTGAAGTAGTCTACACTAACCAACTTGGATCGCTAAAGTCGAATGTTGATAATTTCACGCTTTTTGATGCAGGTTTGGTTAGTAGCCCGCATACAAAGGTAAAGCTACTGCTTAAGGGCGAGGTATCAAAGAAGTTTGATATCAAGTTACAGTCCGCAAGCAAGCAAGCTATCGAAGTAGTACAAAAGGCCGGCGGTAGTTTTACGAAAGTAGATCAAGTAAAACGACAGGCTAAACCAAAAACTACTAAGTAA